The Acidobacteriaceae bacterium nucleotide sequence GATTCGAAGAAGTATGCGCGGCACGTGATGACCTTGTCAAGGCTTCACAGGCGTCTCGAATCGTCAATGGTCAAGAGTGCTTGTAGCAAGCGGTATACTCGGTCTGACAATTTGTCCAATTTCGAAAACGGTTTGCTGATTTATCTATGACTGGAAGAACAAAAACACCGCGAATTCCCTTGAGAGCCGTTCCGAAGACTTCCGTGTGTGAAGATATCGCACAGCAGATCATGAAGTTGATTGCAAGCGGAGAGTTGAAGCCAGGTCAACGTTTACCCGCAGAGCGCGATCTATGCGCAACCTTCGGAGTTGGAAGATCTTCCCTCCGCGAAGCGTTGCGTTGCCTATCCATCATCGGTGTACTGGATGCCCGTGTTGGAGAAGGAACATCGGTGGCTGCGAATGGGGGTCGCTTTTTAGGGAAGCTCTTTGAATGGCGCCTTGTCACTACCGATCATGATCTAGAGCACCTCATGACAGTTCGCTTGGCGCTCGAAGGCGCTACCGTGGCAGATACGGCTCGCAACGCCACCGAAGAGCATATTGCCGAGCTCAAGACTCTCTTAGAACGTATGGAGAATAATCTCGGAAACACCGCGAAGTACGAAGCTCTTGATATGGAGTTTCACATCAAGATTGCGGAGGCGTCTTCAAACGTTCTGCTGTTCGAAATGGTGTCGCTCATTCGCGGTCAGCTTTCCCAGGGGGTACATCAGGCTCTTCTGTTGCCGAAGGCCGTTCCTCTGTCTCAGAAGGAACATAGAGCAATTTTGAACGCGATTGCGAAGCGGCAACCGGAAGAAGCAAAGCGCGCGATGGAAGGTCATCTGCTTGCGGCGCTTACTCGCTACCGCAAAGAGAAGGCCCAGCTATCCTGAGCGCGGGGATGGCGCGGCTGCACGGTCGCTGATCATTTGCGGCCCCCCGCACGTCAGTTGCAAGGCGGGATCTCCGCCGGAGGGTTCTGCATCGTGACGTATTTTGTGAGTGCTGGCACCACTTTCACCATATCTTCGGCAACCATTCTGCCGAGCATTTGCGAGCCGCGCGCATTCATATGGGCACGGTCGATCGTTGACGGTTTGCTCGCATAGTACTTGTTGTAGGCATCGGCCTGTTCCTGGTTCATGGATTCAAAACATGCGAGCGAGTGCGCATTGAGATCGACCAGAGGAGTTCCCGTCTCTGTACCTACTTGCCGCATAGCCTCAACATAAGCAGCCCACGGCTCCAGCAGCTTCCCCTCTTTGTAGGTGCGAATCTGCATCGGCGTCACAAGCACAGGCTTCGCGCCGATCGCACGTGCTTCGCGAATATCTTTCTTCAGCAGTTCGGGATAAGTCGTCTTTGGATCTGTTTCTCGCTCCGGACCTTTCCCCGGTACGTCGTTTCCCCCGAAGCTGATGAGGATGTAAGTCGGCTTCAGGTCCAGAGCACGCTGCCACCAACCTTCGTCACGAAAGCTTTTTGTACTGCGTCCGTTCTTGCTCATGTTGAAGCACTCTACATGGCCCACAAGATCGTCGCAGAAGCCCGAGCCCCAACCCGACGAGTGATTCACGGTGGAATCCCCAGCGAGAACGATGCGGATCGTTGAAGCTACTTTTTCCTTGTCATCCACCTTCGCTACGAGAGACGGAGTTCCCTTCTTCTGCGCGATGCTGAGCAATGAGAGTGAGGCCATCAGGCAGAATACGGACAATCGCCATTTCATAGGGTTATTACCTCTTCTTTCTATTTGTTCGTTTGCAATCGATGAGAGGATGGTGCTGGCTCTCAGAAATAAAACGTTGCGGAGAGTTGGAGTCTGCGGCCTACTGGCCCAGCCACGGTATTGCTTCCGGTACTGGCGGAGATGTAACCGGCCTGCACATTGTTGAGCGGGGCGACGGTGCTCTTAGGTTGTGCGAGATTGACTGTGTTGAAGACGTTGAAAGCGTCAGCACGAAAAGTGAGCCGAGCTGTATCGCGGATCTTCTTCAACTGAAAAAATCTCTGCGCGGACATATCGATTCGTGTAAATGCAGGCCCTACAAGAAAGTTGCGGGAAACGTTGCCGAACTGTCCAGGACCTGGAATCAGCCAAACGCAGCCGGAGGCTGTTCCCGCCGCGATCTGTGCAGCATTGCAGGCTGTTCCGTCGAACCAATTATTGATCTTGTCAGCACGGTGTCGACCGGAAGGCAGTTTTGGATTGGCACCGGGCATCAGACTAGGGCGTTGATTGGGTTCGTTACTGTAGTTCGGGTCGCCATCGGCCACTACATTGATCGGCAGTCCCGTCCGTACGGAGTAAATGCCGCTATACTCCCACCCATTCAGCACTGCACGTAACGGCATAATGCCACGGTGTAAGGTGGGCATGACAAGTGCCCACCCCATAGTCCCATTGTGTTTCACATTGCTATCCGAAGGGCCGTATTGGGTACTAATGTTGTCGACGTTCGGAATCGCATTGCTCAGCGAAAGCCCATTGGTCCCCTCATCCAGGGAACGCGAATACGTATAACTGCCGATGAGTGTGAGGTTCTTGCCCGTGCGTCGCCGATACTGTATCTGCAGACCGTTGTAGTTCGCCGTGCCCACGCTTTCGAGGTCGACGATACTGCTCCCGCT carries:
- a CDS encoding rhamnogalacturonan acetylesterase, with product MDDKEKVASTIRIVLAGDSTVNHSSGWGSGFCDDLVGHVECFNMSKNGRSTKSFRDEGWWQRALDLKPTYILISFGGNDVPGKGPERETDPKTTYPELLKKDIREARAIGAKPVLVTPMQIRTYKEGKLLEPWAAYVEAMRQVGTETGTPLVDLNAHSLACFESMNQEQADAYNKYYASKPSTIDRAHMNARGSQMLGRMVAEDMVKVVPALTKYVTMQNPPAEIPPCN
- a CDS encoding FCD domain-containing protein: MTVRLALEGATVADTARNATEEHIAELKTLLERMENNLGNTAKYEALDMEFHIKIAEASSNVLLFEMVSLIRGQLSQGVHQALLLPKAVPLSQKEHRAILNAIAKRQPEEAKRAMEGHLLAALTRYRKEKAQLS